From a region of the Primulina eburnea isolate SZY01 chromosome 7, ASM2296580v1, whole genome shotgun sequence genome:
- the LOC140835961 gene encoding U-box domain-containing protein 28-like — protein MVKDDLHTTVPTYFRCPISLEVMEFPVSLCTGVTYDRGSIQRWLDAGNNTCPATMQQLHTKELVPNHTLRRLIKIWSESVPTRPVKSAPSPQSLSRDQAEQIILQLEIDLKMIHSTPFPPFYTIGHNLSVLISFVNEGCDNRKVVTDAGGRLLPLLVSLIGKKQSLSDLCLLEKIVLFCNVIFKNRVKTDSELGIDNAKFPGIEMGMYDYKTIILTCLKQGRFELRIAAVEFLELMVKHLGSQMQQSSLIPEDDEMYFELLRLIVSSNRNSNALEASLNLLSRMVVFKKNRSKMVRVGGVKALTKALSEPELSPPLTEKVLKLLEIASSCREGRDEICGNELCVQAILKKVLKVSDAATELAVTLLWSLCCFSGDKRVAALVAESSGVAKILLLMQSNFSPNVRHMCGDLLKMLRFNSKGSCLSCYDTKTCHIMPF, from the coding sequence ATGGTGAAGGACGATCTCCACACAACGGTGCCCACTTATTTCCGGTGTCCCATCTCCTTAGAAGTCATGGAATTCCCTGTCAGCTTATGCACCGGTGTCACGTACGACCGCGGCAGCATTCAGCGGTGGCTCGACGCTGGAAACAACACCTGCCCAGCTACCATGCAACAGCTCCACACTAAAGAGCTCGTCCCCAATCACACCCTGCGTCGTCTCATCAAAATTTGGTCTGAATCGGTGCCAACTCGCCCCGTTAAATCGGCTCCTTCGCCACAATCACTCTCTCGAGACCAAGCAGAACAAATCATCCTCCAGCTAGAAATTGACCTGAAAATGATTCACAGTACCCCTTTCCCTCCCTTTTATACCATCGGTCATAACCTATCCGTGCTTATTTCATTTGTTAATGAAGGGTGTGACAATCGGAAGGTTGTGACGGACGCTGGAGGAAGGCTTTTGCCGTTGCTCGTATCCCTTATCGGAAAGAAGCAATCTTTAAGCGATTTGTGTTTGTTGGAGAAAATTGTTTTGTTTTGTAACGTAATATTTAAGAATCGTGTGAAAACTGATTCCGAATTAGGAATAGATAATGCCAAGTTTCCAGGGATCGAAATGGGGATGTATGATTACAAAACAATAATTCTGACGTGCTTAAAGCAAGGAAGATTCGAGTTAAGAATCGCGGCAGTAGAATTTCTCGAACTCATGGTTAAGCATTTGGGTTCGCAAATGCAGCAATCTAGTTTAATCCCAGAAGACGACGAGATGTATTTTGAGCTACTAAGATTAATAGTCAGCTCGAATCGGAATTCCAATGCATTAGAAGCTTCCCTCAATCTTTTGTCCCGAATGGTCGTTTTCAAGAAGAACAGATCTAAAATGGTGCGTGTAGGAGGGGTGAAAGCTCTCACAAAGGCCCTATCGGAACCGGAATTGAGTCCACCATTGACGGAGAAAGTGCTCAAGCTCCTCGAGATTGCGTCGAGTTGCAGAGAAGGTAGGGACGAGATTTGTGGGAATGAGTTGTGTGTGCAGGCGATATTAAAGAAGGTGCTGAAGGTCTCAGATGCGGCGACTGAGCTCGCCGTGACATTGTTGTGGAGCCTGTGTTGTTTCTCCGGCGATAAGAGAGTGGCAGCGCTGGTGGCGGAGAGCAGCGGGGTGGCCAAGATTTTGCTGCTGATGCAGAGCAATTTCTCGCCGAATGTTAGGCACATGTGCGGTGATTTGCTTAAAATGTTGAGATTCAATTCTAAGGGTTCTTGCCTTTCATGTTACGATACAAAAACTTGTCACATTATGCCATTTTGA